gctgggagcagaaggccaagggtgagttccgtgggcttccgccctaacttaggttgttttttccctcgctcgacctcattccgttttccatggtgcagagtcagaggcggaggttactcgggcagccgaggcttccagcgcggtgcagacggtgctcgagaccgagatcggggagcacgaggcgctgaaacgtgccgccctttccacctgcgaggccttggaggtcgaaggtgttcagtcaggcagctcccttgggagccgtttgattgcgctgagcagccagatgcgcgagcggctccgaggagcgctgcacacgggtgtcaagcgggcgttggccgtcatctcctctcactacgttggcgtcgacctcccggccatcagtgatgggtatgtcctgcctgatgatgacgaggaggccgacgcggcggtcacgaagctgatggaggcggcggaaggccctggcacggcgctggcgacgctcttcgaagaggaggtggttcctcccctaccatctgccggtgctgaaggccctgagccttgatctgggccccgggggctatgtaaaaatagagtaggagttatttttgtatcgtaacgcttgtggccatcgaggcctttatttttgaagtatttgtgtttcttagttgtttttctcatgtttccgagcctctgccctctgttgctcctgatcagatttcgtttgcaaaacacccccttggggcctaagccgtcccttgggcgagaggtagtgagggagtgccgtagcccggaggcgtaggccatctcgcgactctaccggcctcttgcttaggaaacagaccttggtccgaggggtttttacaaccgattcgtcagagcatgctagagtcttggcgtaggaattttttgcaaaaacgactgaagaatggtgcgtgggacctagggggagtcccccatctagcccccgagggaggcttggttctgccgaggcagagccgagcctcccttgccgtgttattgtattgccgagacccacgatgggctcggggggtttctcgaaaaattagaccaactaaagaacgctttttaattgtattccgagaaacaacatatacaatgctttggaaatttagggataaaagcgacgtagctgttctatgttccaagcgttggtgaggatttcgcccttctcgttggccaacttgtaggtcccgggcttcagtacttgggcgatgatgtacggctccttcccatggcggggtcagcttgtggcggcccttgttgctctgtgctagcctcaataccaggtcgcctaccttcaagctTCGCcttcggacgcgtcgggcctgatagcgccgtaggctctgctggtatttggccgagtgtagtagcgcgacgtctcgggcttcctctagttgatcgagggcgtcctctcgggtggtgcggttactttgttcgttataggcttgtagcctcggggaaccatattccaagtcagtggggaggatggcctcggccccatagaccaggaagaaaggcgtgaaccccgtggctcggcttggagtgttcctcaggctccagatgaccgatgggagttcggcgagccatttcttgccaaactttttcaaccggttgtgaatccttggcttgaggccttgtaggatcatgccgttggcacgctctacttggccgttggtccttgggtgtcctacggccgaccaggccacacggatgtggtggtcgtcgcaaaacgtcaggaactttttgccggtgaactgtgtcccgttgtcggtgatgatggtgttggggaccccaaatctgtggataatgtcagtgaagaacagcactgcctgctcggatttgattcgattgatcggacgagcctcgatccatttggagaacttgtcgattgataccagtagatgggtgtagcccccgggggccttttgcagaggcccgaccatgtcgagcccccacacggcgaacggccatgtgatggggatggtttgcagggccagggccgggagatgtgtctgccgagcatagtactggcatccttcgcaggagcgtactagcttggtagcgtcggcgaccgccgtcggccagtagaacccttggcggaaagcgttccccacgagcgtccgaggcgccgcatggtgcccgcaagcgcctgcgtgcaagtcccaaagcagggctcggccctgTCTCAgtagtgatacatcgttggaggacacctgagggacttcgcctgtacaattcgtcattgtagaggacgtaggtcttggctcggcgcgcaagccgtcgtgcttcggtcctgtcgccaggaagctccccccgatcaagccaatcgaggaacgggattcgccaatccacgtcctgatcagtctgcggaggctcggtgttgacttccatgacctcagggctcggtcgagggggtctcggcagcagagggggcgtcgagctttgccgtgggtcccacaggtgggccctcctctgtcgtcgaggtgtagtcaatggaaggtttgtggaggtctctggcgaagacgttcggggggaccggggcccgtgccgaggccatctttgccagctcgtcggcggcctcgttgtacttccacgcgacgtggtttagttcgaggccatcgaacttgtcttctaggcgacgtaccaatttgcagtaagcctccattttggggtcgaggcaatttgactccttcatcacttgatccacgacgagctgcgagtcgcctcggacgtcgagacgccgtgccccaagttcgatggcgacttgcaagccgttgatgagtgcctcgtactcggccacgttgttggaggcgacgaagtggagccgcaccatgtagcgcatgtgtactccgaggggcgagatgaagagcagacccgcgcctgccccggtcttcatcagggatccgtcgaagtacagggtctagcactccgtctgaatttgagcaggtggcagttgggtgtctgtccactcagccacgaaatcggccaagacctgagacttgatcgcttttctaggcgcaaaagtcaaggtttcccccataagctcgatggcccacttggctatcctgcccgaggcctctcggttatgaactatctcccccagggggaaagatgataccacagtcactagggtgagactcgaagtagtgacgcaatttgcgccgggccaggaccacggcgtagaccagcttctggatgtgggggtagcgtgctttggtctcggagagcacctcgctgatgaaataaataggacgttgggtgggtagagcatgcccctcttcctgcctctctaccactatggcagcgctgaccacttgggtcgttgcggcgacgtagagtaagagggcctcatccctggccGGAGGTACTAGGACGgcaggatttgtgagcagcgttttgagtctatcgagggcttcttcggcctcgggggtccaagaaaaacgcttggattttctcaagagtcggtatagaggcaaacctttttgccgaggcgcgagatgaagcggctcagggccgcaaggcatcccatgaccctctgtactcccttgaggtctctgattggtcccatgctggttatggccgagaccttctctgggttggcttcaatgccgcgttccgagactatgaaccccaagagcatgcctcgggggaccccgaacacacacttctcgggattgagcttgatgcccttctctctaaggcatttgaaggttatcctcaagtcgtcgacgagatcctcggcttttctggtcttgaccacgatgtcgtctacgtaggcctcgacggtccgcccaatgttgtcgccaaagacctgggtcatgcaccgctggtacgtggcacctgcgtttctgaggccgaaaggcatagtcacgtagcagtacatgccgaatggtgtgatgaaagaagtcgcgagctggtctgactctttcatcttgatttgatggtaaccagaatacgcatcaaggaaagacagggtctcgcaccctgcagtggaatcaacgatttgatcgattcggggtaatggaaaggggacttttggacaggctttgttcaaaccgatgtagtctacgcacatcctccatttcccatttttcttcttgactaacatggggttagccaaccactctaggtgggacacttctttgatgaatccggccgccaagagtttctgtatctcctcaccgatggccctacgcttttcctcgtcgaagcggcgcaggcgttgcctcgccggtctacaTCTGGCTCGGATGtctagggcgtgctcggcgacctccctcggtatgcccggcatgtccgagggactccatgcgaatatgttggcatttgcacggagaaagtcgacgagcacggcttcctatttgatgttgagggtggcgctgatcctcagcgctcggtcgtcggggcaggcggggtcgaccgggacgagtttgatggcctccgtgggctcgaacgcccccgcgcgacgcttggagtcaggcgcctcgccactgagttggtcgaggtgggcgatgagggtctcggcctctgcaagagcctcggtgtactcgatgcactcaacgtcgcagtcgtatgcatgttcgtacgtggactcaatcgtgatgataccgctggggcctggcatcttgagcttgaggtaggtatagttggggactgccatgaacttggcgtagcacggccgccccaggatggcgtggtaggctcccccgaacctgactacctcgaaggtaaggacttccttgcggtagttggagggggtgccgaagcagacgggaaggtcgatgcgcccgaggggtcgcgtgtgcttccctagcacgatgccatggaagggtgcgacgtcgcctcggagcctcgaccggtcaatctccaagagctctagggtattgacgtagaggatattgaagccgctgcctccgtccatcaacaccttggagagtcgggtgttaccgatgatcgggtcgacgaccagtgggtactgcccgggatttgggacatggtcagggtggtcgtctcgatcaaaggtgatcgcctcctgagaccagtcgaggtaccggggggtggccaccttgatcgagaagacttctcggcgttccctcttgcgatGCCacaccgtaaggcacgccgagggtccgccaaagatcatgaaggcgttgcgtacctcgaggaaaccgtcatccttgtcatcgtcccagtcgccggcgcccttctgcttggcgtcgtcgtcggggagcctgagcctggcgtagtaacgccgcagcatggagcaatcctcgagggcgtgcttgaccaggccttggtggtaagggtagggtttcttaagcatgtcgtcgaaaggcctagggcctttgtgtcctcggggattcttgcgttctgcggccacgACCAGATCGGCccccaggacctcctgcttccccatgcgccccttcttctttctcttggggaggcgggaggccgaggcctcgggggcctcatccctctgcttgcccttggtgtcgctgtcggggaagatggctccaacagcctcctcaccc
The sequence above is drawn from the Miscanthus floridulus cultivar M001 chromosome 15, ASM1932011v1, whole genome shotgun sequence genome and encodes:
- the LOC136506639 gene encoding uncharacterized protein gives rise to the protein MRPLLQLRPREPRLWFGGGRLRVSFSPLILFSFPYVRSLTPLCDAELGSEASRAAEASRVEAQRLKEEAEASRAEALRWKEKAEACQVETRRWEQKAKESEAEVTRAAEASSAVQTVLETEIGEHEALKRAALSTCEALEVEGVQSGSSLGSRLIALSSQMRERLRGALHTGVKRALAVISSHYVGVDLPAISDGYVLPDDDEEADAAVTKLMEAAEGPGTALATLFEEEVVPPLPSAGAEGPEP